ACCCAGCAAGGAGGGGTTACGGTCAGGGCGTATCTCCCGTCCTCAGCGGAAAACCCGCTTGCGATCGCTGCCATTGCCTTTGAAGTTGCCGACACCGGGATCGGCATTCCGGTTGACAAGCATGATCTGGTATTCCAGGCCTTCCAGCAGGCTGACGGTACCACCAGTCGCAAGTTCGGCGGCACCGGACTCGGGCTCTCCATTTCGCGGCAGCTCGCCCGTGGTCTTCACGGCGACATTCGCCTTTCGAGCGAGGAAGGGAAAGGGAGCGTCTTCACCCTGTTTCTGCCGCTTGATGCCTCTGCCCCCAAAACTGAACCACGAACTGTCCCCCAGTCCGGCGCACCAGGAACCGCTCCACGGGCGGAAATCCCACGGCAAGAGCCGAAGAACGGCCAGGATTCAACGCTCCCCCCTGCGGTGCTCCCGGATGATCGCGAACAGCTTAAGCCCGGTGAGCGGTGCATCCTGATCATTGAAGACGATCTCTCCTTTGCCGGCATCCTGATGGAGATGGTACGCAAGCGTGGCTTTTCCGCCATTGTTGCCGGAGACGGCGAGAGCGGCATCAAGCTTGCCGATCTCTATCTGCCGAGCGCGATCATCCTGGATGTCATGCTGCCGCATATCGACGGTTGGGGAGTCATGAGGAGTCTCAAGGACAGTCTGAGGACACGGCACATCCCGGTACATTTCCTCACCTGCCTGGAAGATCGGCAGAAGGCCATGAACATGGGGGCCATCGGTTTTGTCACGAAACCGGTAAGCAGCCAGCAACTTGACGAGGTCTTCAGCAATATCGAGGAGTCTATTGCCAAGAGTGTCAAGAAGCTGCTGATTGTTGAGGATAACAAAGACGAGGCCAAGAGCATGGAGGCCTTGCTGGGAGAGCGCGATGTGGCCATTACTGTCGCGGCAACCGGCAATGAAGCCATCAAACTGCTGGCTGGAGAAAGCTTTGACTGCATCGTGCTGGATCTTGGCTTGGCCGACATGTCAGGGTTTGAGGTGCTGGAAAAGATCCAGTCCCTTGATGAAAACCGCCGGATACCGGTCATCATCCATTCCGGGCAAGACCTTTCGCATGACGCTGAAATGCGGCTGCGCCATTATGCGGAGAGCATCATAATCAAGGGCGCCAAAAGTCCGGAGCGGCTGTTGAACGAGGTTACGCTCTTTTTGCACCTGGTGGAAAGCGGCATCGATCCGGAAAAGAAGCGCATGATTCGCGCTGCCCTTGACAATGAGGCGATGCTGGAAGGGAAGAAGGTGCTGATCGTCGATGACGACATGCGCAATATCTTCTCGCTGTCCAGTGTGCTGATGGATAAAAACATGAACGTCGTGGAGGCGGAAAACGGCAAGGAGGCCCTGGTGCGTCTCAATGAGCACCCGGATATCGACATTGTGTTGATGGATGTAATGATGCCGGAGATGGATGGTTTTGCCGCAACCCGCGCCATAAGAAAGGACCCGAGATTCACCAGGCTGCCGATTATTGCACTTACGGCAAAGGCAATGAAGGGGGATCAGGAAGAGTGTCTGAAGGCCGGGGCCAGCGACTACATCCCCAAGCCGGTTGATATCGACAAGCTGTTCTCGCTATTGCGCGTCTGGCTTTACGGCAACTGACATGCGGCTTTAAGGCCACCCTGCTGGCATACGCATTTCTTTTCACGAAGGCAATCATGAATACTGAAGAGCTGTTCGACATAGAGATGCGCCTTCTCCTGCATGGGGTCAACCAGGTATATGGCTACGACTTTACCGATTATTCCGAGGCGTCGATAAAGCGGAGGATTAGCCAATGGCTAGCCTCGTCAAAATTCTCGAACCTTTCCGATGCGCAATCGGTGGTGCTGCGGGACCGGCAGGTCTTTGAATCGCTGCTCCGGGGGATAACGGTCAATGTCTCGGAGATGTTTCGTGACCCGGCATTCTTCAAGGCGCTTCGGGAGCAGGTGGTCCCCCACCTGAAGACCTATCCTTTTGTGAAGATCTGGCATGCGGGATGCGCCTCAGGAGAGGAGGCCTATTCGCTTGCCATACTGCTTGAGGAAGAGGGGTTGAAAGGGCGTTTCAGGATGTACGCCACCGATATCAACAACGAGGTGCTGCAGAGTGCCCAGGAGGGAATTTACGCCCTGAAGGATATGCAGCGCTATACGAAAAACTACCAGTCTGCCGGGGGGAAAGGGTCATTTTCCGACTACTATACGGCGCGCTACGATCATGCTTTGATGCTACCCTCGCTTCGGGAGCAGATAGTGTTCGCGTCACACAATCTCGCCGTTGATGCGGATTTCGGAGAGATGCATCTGATCCTTTGCCGTAATGTGCTGATCTATTTCAAGCCGACCTTGAAAGAGCGCGTGCTGCGGCTCTTTGACACCTGTCTGCTCTCCGGAGGGTTTCTCTGTCTCGGTCTGAAAGAGACCCTCGACGGGCGGCGGATAGCGGCTGGGTACTCCGAAATTGCGCCGCGGATGAGGATTTACCGGAAGAGCTATGCCAAGGAATAGGAGATTCGAGGCCATTGTTGCCGGCGTCTCCTCAGGCGGCGTGGAGGCGTTGAAGGTCCTGTTACGCGGCCTGCCCCGGCAGTTCCCTCTTCCGGTCCTGATTGTCGCCCACATCTCTCCGGAGGCAGACAACGGTCTTGCCCTGCTGCTTGACGACCTGAGCGCTATCCGGGTGAAGGAAGCGGATGAACTGGAGGCGGTGGAGGCCGGAACCGTTTATATCGCGCCGCCCAACTATCATCTCCAGGTGGAGCGCGACGCAACCTTGTCTTTGTCTGTCGATGCTCCGGTCCGGTTTGCCCGCCCCTCGGTGGATGTCCTGTTCGATTCGGCGGCAAGCGCTTTCGGTCCGGCCCTGATCGGTGTTGTTATGACCGGGGCGGGCGCGGACGGAAGCGCTGGTCTCAAACGGATCAAGGAGTCCGGTGGCGTGGCTGTGGTGCAGGACCCTGATGATGCGGAGGTTGATTCGATGCCACGGAGCGCCATCGACGCAGTAACCCCGGACTATGTAGTGCCGCTGGCGCAACTTGCTCCGCTGTTGCTGAAGCTGGCAGAGGTTTGATCCTATTAGTGCAGTATTGACAGTGGAAGGATGAATAGCGATGGCAGAACAATTAATCCAGGGAAAGCCCCTGGTCCTCATCGTCGATGACCGGCCGGAAAACCTTGCAGCGCTTGATGGCCTCCTTGGAGATCTAGGCATTGAGACTGTCCGCGCCTTCTCCGGTAACGAAGCACTGCGCCTGACGCTCAAGCAAGATTTCTCGCTGGTGCTCCTTGATGTGCAGATGCCGGAGATGGACGGATTCGAGACAGCCGAGCTGATGCGCTCAAACCCGAAAACCCGTCACCTGCCGATCATCTTCGTAACTGCAGGCTTGAAGGAACTGCAGTACCAGTTTAAGGGGTATGATGCCGGTGCGGTGGATT
This region of Geoanaerobacter pelophilus genomic DNA includes:
- a CDS encoding CheR family methyltransferase; amino-acid sequence: MNTEELFDIEMRLLLHGVNQVYGYDFTDYSEASIKRRISQWLASSKFSNLSDAQSVVLRDRQVFESLLRGITVNVSEMFRDPAFFKALREQVVPHLKTYPFVKIWHAGCASGEEAYSLAILLEEEGLKGRFRMYATDINNEVLQSAQEGIYALKDMQRYTKNYQSAGGKGSFSDYYTARYDHALMLPSLREQIVFASHNLAVDADFGEMHLILCRNVLIYFKPTLKERVLRLFDTCLLSGGFLCLGLKETLDGRRIAAGYSEIAPRMRIYRKSYAKE
- a CDS encoding chemotaxis protein CheB, with the translated sequence MPRNRRFEAIVAGVSSGGVEALKVLLRGLPRQFPLPVLIVAHISPEADNGLALLLDDLSAIRVKEADELEAVEAGTVYIAPPNYHLQVERDATLSLSVDAPVRFARPSVDVLFDSAASAFGPALIGVVMTGAGADGSAGLKRIKESGGVAVVQDPDDAEVDSMPRSAIDAVTPDYVVPLAQLAPLLLKLAEV